A window of Flammeovirga kamogawensis genomic DNA:
CAGTAAATTAAAATAGATTATGATTGATGTTGTTTTCCCCACGAATCTTTTGCTTTAAGATTATATTTTTGATAGCTTGATAAAACAAATTACAAATTGCTATTGTTTTTTATGTATAACTAGCCATTTGATTTAGAACCAAATTACTACTCAAAAACACAAAACACAATTTTAAACACACACATACACATACCAAACTAAACACATGATTCAAGAAAGTATAGAAACACAAAAAATGATTGCCGAATCTGTCAAACAGTTCGGAGAAAAGAACATCGCCCCCTACAGAGATCAATGGGATGATGATGAACATTTTCCTATTGAAGTTTTTCATCAATTAGGAGAGCTCGGTTTAATGGGAATTCTTGTACCAGAAGAGTATGGAGGAACAGGATTAGGTTATCACGAGTATGTAGAAGCAATTTCGGGTTTGGCTTATTTTGATCCAGGTATTGCCTTGTCTATGGCGGCACACAACTCTTTGTGCACAAACCATATTCTAATGTTTGGTACAGAAGAACAAAAGCAAAGATGGTTACCAAAACTGGCTTCAGGTGAGTGGATAGGAGCTTGGGGATTGACAGAACCTAACACTGGGTCTGATGCAGGTAATATGCTTACCGTTGCACATAAAGATGGAGATGAATGGATTTTAAATGGCTCTAAAAACTTTATTACACACGGGAAAAGTGGTAATGTAGCCGTAGTTATGGCTAGAACAGGAGATAAAGGAGATAAACATGCAATGACTGCTTTTGTAGTTGAGCGTGGTACACCTGGTTTTTCTGGAGGG
This region includes:
- a CDS encoding acyl-CoA dehydrogenase family protein; the encoded protein is MIQESIETQKMIAESVKQFGEKNIAPYRDQWDDDEHFPIEVFHQLGELGLMGILVPEEYGGTGLGYHEYVEAISGLAYFDPGIALSMAAHNSLCTNHILMFGTEEQKQRWLPKLASGEWIGAWGLTEPNTGSDAGNMLTVAHKDGDEWILNGSKNFITHGKSGNVAVVMARTGDKGDKHAMTAFVVERGTPGFSGGRKERKLGMRTSETTEMIFQDCRVSEANILGEVGEGFVQALKILDGGRISIAALGYGIAKGALKCALEYSQERKQFGKSISSFQGISFKLADMATQVEASRLLIKESIIKKERGENINKASAMAKYYASEVAVKCADEAVQIFGGYGFTKDYPVEKYYRDAKLCTIGEGTSNIQKLVISRCLLDE